The following are encoded together in the Salmonella enterica subsp. enterica serovar Choleraesuis genome:
- the fimF gene encoding adhesin, with protein MLYLQGNITEQSCAVSGGGDNQTIKLGEWNLRQLQGSAGRTTEARDFGISLENCPSGLVSVSFTGTQAEGNPDLLAAGGGQDEAKNIAIQLMDNDRSPLALNTWSRKVAVKTDGTVVLKFYARYITLTSAITAGEADGQASFTLAYN; from the coding sequence ATGTTATATTTGCAGGGAAATATTACGGAACAGAGTTGTGCAGTAAGCGGAGGTGGGGATAATCAGACCATTAAGCTGGGTGAATGGAATTTACGCCAATTGCAGGGGAGTGCCGGCAGAACGACTGAGGCTCGTGATTTCGGGATTTCCTTAGAAAATTGTCCGTCCGGCCTGGTGAGCGTTAGTTTTACTGGAACTCAGGCTGAAGGTAACCCGGATTTGCTGGCCGCAGGAGGAGGGCAGGATGAGGCAAAAAATATCGCGATACAGCTTATGGATAATGATCGAAGCCCTCTGGCGCTTAATACCTGGTCACGCAAAGTAGCTGTCAAAACAGACGGGACGGTAGTGCTTAAGTTTTATGCCCGATACATCACGCTTACCTCTGCGATTACCGCAGGAGAGGCCGATGGACAGGCCAGCTTTACGCTAGCCTATAATTAG
- the fimD gene encoding outer membrane usher protein, whose amino-acid sequence MDEDMIVCKLKKYHSGRKLGKITLVSVFFLITPAKSWGTMYFNPAFLSGDTTEVADLSRFINNGGMVPGIYRVDVYLNDEFITASDINFTGNTSKTAEESESQETIKKSGLIPCFSHIWIDRFGVNTSLLPAQKMDASQCIDFTSYIKGFTWDFNVSRLRLDITIPQAMLVNRVRGYISPNEWDEGINAALMNYSFSGDSGTGGHAYYLNLSGGLNYGAWRLRHTGAWSYASQNQDHKSKWNSIETYIKRDVIPFKGELKVGDAYSDGYLFDTSAFRGVNFYSVDNMYPDSQQGYAPVVRGIAKTSARVVIRQSGYTIYQISVPPGPFEIRDLNPQVSGGDLDVSIEEKDGSVQSFTQPYSSVPALQREGRLKYNFIGGQYRSGTGDQDKPTYFQTELFYGLPHGYTIYGGTQLAARYHAAALGLGVNIGTFGAFSTDITQANSELADHKKHQGQSVRFLYAKSMETTGTTFQLTGYRYSTKGFYSLSDVAYRRMEGIEYEERPDGNHKYEPVVTNYHNLNNAKKGRFQVNISQQLSDFGSLYMTGNQQTYWNDTRKDRWLQLGYTAVWRGIHYSLSWSYNKSNYQNASNRLVAFNVSVPLGALLGGGRFERSTVDEMYATASMNHSEAAGTTWNSGVSGTLLKDRNLSYSVAQGHSTQSGGSGNVNASWRNGYGTIDAGYNYSHQYHDFNYRVSGGAILHGNGLTFGQTLGESNVLIKAPGASGVKVKNATGVSTDWRGYTYLPYATVYRNNQIDLDVNSLDDHTDLDISTGSIVPTEGAIVRLDFKARKGIRGLFTLTKNGRPLPFGAMISDPKSGSSGMVGDNGVVYMNALPLKGELYAKWGSESSSVCRISYSLSKEVLKKSIVRQAFNCTP is encoded by the coding sequence ATGGATGAGGATATGATTGTCTGTAAATTAAAAAAATACCACTCTGGTAGGAAACTTGGAAAGATAACACTGGTTTCCGTATTTTTCCTGATTACACCAGCGAAAAGCTGGGGGACAATGTATTTTAACCCGGCATTTCTTTCTGGCGATACGACTGAAGTAGCTGACTTATCCCGCTTCATTAATAATGGTGGCATGGTGCCGGGTATTTACCGGGTAGACGTTTATCTCAACGATGAGTTTATCACTGCTAGCGATATTAATTTTACGGGAAACACTTCGAAAACGGCTGAGGAATCAGAAAGTCAGGAGACTATAAAAAAAAGCGGATTAATACCATGTTTTAGCCATATTTGGATAGACCGATTTGGTGTAAATACCTCGTTGCTACCTGCCCAGAAAATGGATGCCAGTCAATGTATAGATTTCACTAGCTATATTAAAGGGTTTACATGGGACTTTAATGTTTCACGATTGCGGCTGGATATCACCATCCCGCAGGCAATGTTAGTTAACCGTGTTCGGGGGTATATTTCACCCAATGAATGGGATGAGGGTATAAATGCTGCGCTAATGAATTATAGTTTCTCTGGCGACAGCGGCACGGGCGGCCACGCTTATTATCTGAATCTCTCTGGTGGATTAAACTATGGAGCCTGGCGCTTGCGGCATACGGGTGCCTGGAGTTATGCATCTCAGAATCAAGATCACAAAAGTAAATGGAATAGTATTGAAACATATATCAAACGTGATGTTATTCCTTTTAAAGGTGAGCTAAAAGTTGGGGACGCCTATAGTGATGGTTATCTTTTTGATACCAGTGCCTTTAGAGGGGTCAATTTCTATTCTGTGGATAATATGTATCCGGACTCTCAGCAAGGATATGCACCGGTTGTCAGGGGAATAGCCAAAACCAGTGCCCGCGTCGTAATTCGTCAAAGCGGATATACTATTTACCAAATTAGCGTACCGCCCGGCCCGTTTGAAATACGTGATTTGAATCCGCAAGTTTCAGGTGGTGATCTAGATGTAAGTATTGAAGAAAAAGATGGAAGCGTACAGTCATTTACCCAGCCTTATTCTTCGGTTCCTGCTCTCCAACGCGAGGGGAGACTGAAATATAACTTTATTGGTGGTCAGTATCGGAGCGGAACGGGAGATCAGGATAAACCAACATATTTTCAGACTGAGTTATTCTATGGCCTACCGCATGGGTACACTATTTATGGTGGTACTCAGCTGGCCGCCCGCTATCATGCAGCAGCTCTGGGGCTGGGTGTAAATATTGGAACTTTTGGTGCATTTTCTACTGATATTACACAGGCAAACAGCGAACTGGCGGATCATAAGAAACATCAGGGTCAGTCAGTACGCTTTCTTTATGCAAAATCGATGGAAACTACCGGTACAACTTTCCAGCTAACGGGATATCGTTATTCTACTAAGGGTTTTTATAGCCTCAGTGATGTTGCCTATCGGCGCATGGAAGGGATTGAATATGAGGAGCGCCCGGATGGCAACCATAAATATGAGCCGGTAGTCACTAATTATCACAACCTTAATAACGCCAAAAAAGGGCGGTTTCAGGTTAATATTTCGCAGCAATTAAGCGATTTTGGTTCGTTATATATGACGGGCAACCAGCAAACTTACTGGAATGATACCCGTAAAGATCGCTGGCTGCAGTTAGGCTATACCGCAGTATGGCGTGGCATTCATTACTCGTTGTCATGGTCTTACAACAAAAGTAATTATCAAAACGCCAGTAACCGCCTGGTGGCGTTCAACGTCTCTGTCCCGCTGGGTGCTTTACTAGGCGGTGGCAGGTTTGAACGTAGCACCGTGGATGAAATGTATGCGACGGCCAGTATGAACCATAGTGAGGCAGCTGGCACAACCTGGAATAGCGGCGTCAGCGGAACTTTGCTTAAGGATCGTAACCTGAGCTATAGCGTGGCTCAGGGGCACAGCACCCAGAGTGGCGGAAGTGGCAATGTGAACGCAAGCTGGAGGAACGGTTACGGTACTATCGATGCCGGATATAACTACAGCCATCAATATCACGATTTCAATTATCGTGTGAGCGGAGGAGCGATTCTGCATGGTAACGGGTTGACTTTCGGTCAAACTCTTGGCGAATCCAACGTACTGATTAAGGCCCCTGGTGCCAGCGGCGTTAAAGTTAAAAATGCTACCGGCGTTAGTACCGACTGGCGGGGTTACACCTATTTGCCATACGCTACTGTTTATCGAAATAACCAGATAGACCTGGACGTTAATTCACTGGACGACCATACCGACCTTGATATTTCGACAGGTAGTATTGTTCCTACAGAGGGAGCAATTGTCCGGCTGGACTTTAAAGCTCGTAAAGGTATTCGTGGACTCTTTACGCTGACCAAAAATGGTCGCCCGCTGCCATTTGGTGCAATGATTTCAGATCCTAAGAGCGGAAGCTCAGGGATGGTTGGTGATAATGGCGTGGTATATATGAATGCATTGCCTCTTAAGGGGGAGCTATATGCTAAATGGGGGAGTGAGTCCAGTTCGGTTTGCCGGATTAGCTATTCATTATCAAAAGAAGTTCTGAAGAAAAGCATTGTCCGGCAAGCATTTAATTGTACGCCGTAG
- the fimC gene encoding fimbrial chaperone protein codes for MGATRVIYPLGDKQSSVSVNNSDKKSSFLIQAWVESPDQKKTSDIIITPPLFIINPNNENALRMVYTAENTPDDRESLYWLNVKAIPSSNQQEVEGRNVLQLAILSKIKIFIRPRHLKMASVDAPSHLTFRREGNVLVINNPTPYFVTLVSISIGGKSVEPVMATPKGETRTNLVGGISGTLKFSTVNDYGAVVSQPDKIVH; via the coding sequence TTGGGGGCTACCCGGGTGATTTATCCTCTAGGGGATAAGCAAAGTTCTGTTAGCGTAAACAATAGTGATAAAAAATCGTCATTTCTTATTCAGGCATGGGTGGAGTCTCCAGACCAAAAAAAAACCAGCGATATTATCATTACACCACCACTCTTTATTATTAATCCCAATAATGAGAATGCTCTACGTATGGTGTATACCGCAGAGAATACACCTGATGACCGTGAGTCATTATATTGGTTAAATGTAAAAGCCATTCCTTCCAGCAACCAGCAGGAAGTTGAGGGGCGCAACGTTTTGCAACTTGCCATTTTGTCAAAAATCAAAATATTTATTCGTCCGCGCCATCTCAAAATGGCTTCTGTGGATGCTCCATCGCACCTCACTTTTAGACGTGAAGGAAATGTTTTGGTTATTAACAATCCAACGCCATATTTCGTGACTCTGGTGAGTATCTCGATTGGTGGAAAAAGTGTTGAACCGGTAATGGCAACTCCAAAAGGAGAAACTCGAACTAATCTTGTTGGTGGAATAAGTGGAACACTAAAATTTAGTACAGTTAATGATTATGGTGCAGTAGTCTCTCAACCTGACAAGATTGTCCACTAA
- the fimI gene encoding fimbrial protein: MEGDCIPDINGQGVFVDMGQYRSSDFLNVGDLANRTVKFDIRLNGCSGTVSNLVKVAFRGVTDRYFPEAFEARSINSEKENSRESGIGLVIFDRNNNALRPNALPVSAYNLTGRENNTLTLTARYQKTADAIIPGDLKTTIWFDLIYP, translated from the coding sequence GTGGAGGGAGATTGCATTCCTGATATCAACGGTCAGGGTGTATTTGTTGATATGGGGCAGTACCGCAGTTCTGATTTCCTTAATGTAGGCGATTTGGCTAATCGAACTGTGAAATTTGATATCAGGCTTAATGGATGTTCCGGTACCGTCTCTAATTTGGTAAAGGTCGCTTTTCGTGGTGTAACTGACCGTTATTTTCCGGAGGCTTTTGAGGCGCGCTCTATTAACAGTGAGAAAGAAAATTCTCGAGAGAGCGGTATAGGTTTGGTTATTTTTGACCGTAATAATAATGCGTTACGCCCAAATGCATTGCCGGTTTCGGCATATAACCTTACCGGTAGGGAAAACAATACGCTCACCCTTACAGCGCGTTATCAGAAAACAGCGGATGCCATTATCCCTGGAGATCTTAAAACCACCATCTGGTTTGACCTTATTTATCCATAA
- the fimA gene encoding type-1 fimbrial protein subunit A, producing MAEEAPTVTTDGGVIHFTGRLVNAACSVSTESDGQTVKLGEYRTASMKGIGTESATRPFTIVLNDCDSSISSMAKVAFSGQTIASGGIDNSLLNIASSENKATASGVGIQILDEDSTPLILDGATFSKGHKLIDGTNTLNFSARYVSVADEPEAGEANADATFTMQYQ from the coding sequence ATGGCTGAAGAGGCGCCAACTGTAACTACGGATGGCGGAGTTATTCACTTTACTGGTCGCCTGGTAAATGCGGCATGTTCGGTGAGTACCGAATCTGATGGTCAGACCGTAAAACTTGGTGAGTATCGTACAGCCTCCATGAAAGGTATTGGTACTGAATCAGCAACTCGTCCATTCACAATCGTTTTGAATGATTGCGACTCATCTATCTCCAGCATGGCTAAAGTTGCTTTCTCTGGCCAGACAATTGCCTCTGGCGGCATCGATAATTCTCTGCTGAATATCGCGTCATCAGAAAACAAAGCGACCGCATCAGGCGTTGGCATTCAGATTCTGGATGAGGATTCAACACCTCTGATTCTTGATGGCGCGACTTTCAGTAAAGGCCATAAACTAATTGATGGTACCAATACCCTCAACTTCTCTGCTCGCTATGTTTCGGTCGCTGATGAGCCAGAAGCAGGTGAAGCCAATGCTGATGCTACCTTCACTATGCAGTATCAGTAA